In Pseudomonas fluorescens, one genomic interval encodes:
- the msbA gene encoding lipid A export permease/ATP-binding protein MsbA: MTDSSPAASPSSLKIYFRLLGYVRPYISLFLISIVGFLIFASTQPMLGYILKYFVDGLSNPEAVLFPSVPYLRDLQLLQAVPLLIILIAAWQGLGSYLGNYFLAKVSLGLVHDLRVQLFNNLLVLPNRYFDKHNSGHLISRITFNVTMVTGAATDAIKVVIREGMTVIFLFASLLFMNWKLTLVMVAILPLIAVMVRTASKKFRKQSKKIQLAMGDVTHVASETIQGYRVVRSFGGEAYEEKRFLDASQGNTDKQLRMTRTGAIYTPMLQLVIYTAMAVLMFLVLYLRGDASAGDMVAYITLAGLLPKPIRQLSEVSSTIQKGVAGAESIFEQLDVEPEVDTGTVERDAVSGRLDVRNLSFTYPGTERQVLDDISFSVQPGQMVALVGRSGSGKSTLANLIPRFYHHDKGEILIDDVEVEQYKLLNLRRHIAQVTQHVTLFSDTVANNIAYGDLAGAPREDIEKAARDAYAMDFISQLPQGLDTQVGENGVLLSGGQRQRLAIARALLKNAPLLILDEATSALDTESERHIQAALDQVMKGRTTLVIAHRLSTIEKADLILVMDQGRIVERGTHDQLLAQNGYYARLNAMGLDAPAEDIA, encoded by the coding sequence ATGACCGATTCCAGTCCCGCCGCAAGCCCATCGAGCTTGAAAATCTACTTCCGCCTGCTCGGCTATGTCCGGCCGTACATCAGTCTGTTCCTGATCAGCATCGTCGGCTTTCTGATTTTCGCCTCGACGCAACCGATGCTTGGCTACATCCTCAAGTACTTTGTCGATGGCCTGTCCAACCCTGAAGCGGTGCTGTTTCCCTCCGTGCCCTATCTGCGTGACCTGCAGCTGCTGCAGGCCGTGCCGCTGTTGATCATCCTGATCGCCGCGTGGCAGGGACTGGGCTCCTATCTGGGCAACTATTTCCTGGCCAAGGTTTCTCTCGGGCTGGTGCATGACTTGCGTGTGCAGTTGTTCAACAACCTGTTGGTGCTGCCTAACCGCTATTTCGACAAGCATAACTCCGGTCATCTGATTTCGCGTATCACCTTCAACGTGACGATGGTCACGGGGGCGGCAACAGATGCGATCAAGGTCGTAATCCGTGAAGGCATGACGGTGATCTTCCTGTTTGCCTCGCTGTTGTTCATGAACTGGAAGCTGACCCTGGTGATGGTGGCGATCCTGCCGCTGATCGCCGTAATGGTGCGCACCGCCAGCAAAAAATTCCGCAAGCAGAGCAAGAAGATCCAGCTGGCGATGGGCGATGTCACGCATGTGGCCTCGGAAACCATCCAGGGTTATCGCGTGGTTCGCAGCTTCGGCGGCGAGGCCTATGAAGAAAAGCGCTTCCTCGATGCCAGCCAGGGCAACACCGACAAGCAACTGCGCATGACTCGCACGGGTGCGATCTATACGCCGATGCTGCAACTGGTGATCTACACCGCCATGGCCGTGCTGATGTTCCTGGTGCTGTACCTGCGCGGTGACGCCTCGGCCGGTGACATGGTCGCCTACATCACGCTGGCGGGCCTGCTGCCCAAGCCGATCCGTCAATTGTCCGAAGTCAGCTCGACCATTCAGAAAGGCGTGGCCGGTGCCGAGAGCATTTTCGAGCAACTGGATGTCGAGCCGGAAGTCGATACCGGCACCGTCGAGCGCGATGCGGTGAGTGGCCGTCTGGACGTGCGCAACCTCAGCTTCACCTACCCTGGCACCGAACGCCAGGTGCTGGACGACATCAGTTTCTCGGTCCAGCCAGGGCAGATGGTCGCACTGGTCGGGCGTTCGGGCAGCGGCAAGTCGACGCTGGCCAACCTGATTCCGCGTTTCTATCACCACGACAAGGGCGAAATCCTCATCGACGATGTGGAAGTCGAACAGTACAAACTGCTCAACCTGCGTCGTCACATCGCTCAGGTGACTCAGCACGTCACTTTGTTCAGCGACACCGTGGCCAACAACATCGCTTATGGCGATCTGGCCGGTGCGCCGCGTGAAGACATTGAAAAAGCCGCGCGTGATGCCTACGCGATGGACTTCATTTCGCAGTTGCCGCAAGGCCTGGACACTCAGGTCGGCGAGAACGGCGTCTTGCTTTCCGGTGGCCAGCGCCAGCGTCTGGCGATTGCCCGTGCGTTGCTGAAGAATGCACCGCTGCTGATTCTCGACGAGGCCACCTCGGCACTCGACACCGAGTCCGAACGGCACATTCAGGCGGCACTGGATCAGGTGATGAAG